In Drosophila nasuta strain 15112-1781.00 chromosome 2R, ASM2355853v1, whole genome shotgun sequence, a single genomic region encodes these proteins:
- the LOC132785913 gene encoding uncharacterized protein LOC132785913, whose product MHSMVAAKCRSSNSNSSWIWSWSCWRSRSRSRSRGVRMPAWWQLLWALCFACLIGWVWGDDWSQSCASNCTCKWTNGKKSAICSSLQLTSIPTTLSTELQVLVLNDNHIPYLNREEFSALGLLNLQRIYLKKSEVQYIHKESFRNLKILVEIDLSDNKLEMLDKDTFMGNDRLRILYLNGNPLKRLSAYQFPILPHLRTLDMHDCLISSIDAMSLANLNQLEFLNLKNNLLESLSEYVFQHMTNLKTLSLEENPWQCNCKLRKFRTWYVSSRLSSVSLVCKGPPSQKDRTWDSVDEELFGCQPRVEIFNNEEATNIDIGSNTTFSCLVYGDPLPEVSWELNGKILDNDNVLFDAESITSDKMWSNLTVFNVSSLDAGTYACTGSNLVGSMTQNISIYLSEIVQHVLVKTPETFWYFGLIMGIFGTVFLLIAISFVVCLCKRTTRQHRHANKAGVKSSVSFNDQEKKLLDSSVTTTTNDRGDSYGIDNNPSSINKTDSSLGFNQIEIHAVENHRSGLGLAMSQHQQHQQHQQQQQQQQQQQQQQQAGNNQAAAAQHMRQQLMTVKDPTCGLISVPTSMAGYQHQHQHQLQHSHAHPHQLQHSHSHQHPGQLSEEFPLNVGVFPPPPEFCSNIVPNPSFGNIFIRVSVTQDMLDGADINMYPDLLNIPKRLQDVQCTAGGDAAAGAGNSSTSGDGQTVAQFATLPRHTTRRGILKKDPSLQQAAAAAAAANLYPHDEIVTYNMETGGYHSGAGGMELPPPPPPPAVTAVVQCHHPTTAAPVSSANCASCINNAPSSSACSTPPIVEATPLRPLCKSSTGGGVGGGGVDSSAYPKYDNMGRRITASGGLGNSTLSLPDENETLFNESEEQTHQPSTEDESSPDHELQTTEPAPGVDKGGGGGAGEFVSL is encoded by the exons ATGCACAGCATGGTGGCAGCAAAATgtagaagcagcaacagcaacagcagttggatctggagctggagctgttggaggagcaggagcagaagcagaagtagAGGAGTGCGAATGCCAG CCTGGTGGCAGCTGTTGTGGGCCTTGTGCTTCGCCTGCCTCATCGGCTGGGTGTGGGGCGATGACTGGTCACAGAGCTGCGCTTCGAACTGCACCTGCAAGTGGACCAATGGCAAAAAGTCGGCCATCTGCAGTTCGCTGCAATTGACCAGCATACCGACAACGCTGAGCACTGAGCTACAGGTGCTGGTCCTCAATGATAATCACATACCATATCTGAATCGAGAGGAGTTCTCGGCATTGGGTCTGCTCAATTTGCAgcgcatttatttaaagaaatccGAGGTCCAATACATACACAAGGAGAGCTTTCGCAATTTAAAGATTCTCGTCGAAATTGATCTGTCCGACAACAAGCTGGAGATGCTCGACAAGGACACGTTCATGGGCAACGATCGTCTGCGCATTCTCTATCTCAATGGCAACCCACTCAAACGTCTCTCGGCGTATCAATTTCCCATCTTGCCACATCTGCGCACTCTCGACATGCACGATTGTTTGATCTCCTCGATTGATGCCATGTCGCTGGCCAATCTCAATCAGCTGGAGTTTCTCAATCTCAAGAACAATCTTCTTGAGAGCCTCAGCGAATATGTGTTCCAGCACATGACCAATCTAAAGACACTCTCCCTGGAGGAGAATCCCTGgcaatgcaattgcaaacTGCGCAAATTTCGCACCTGGTATGTGAGCAGTCGCCTCAGTTCGGTGAGTCTCGTGTGCAAGGGTCCGCCATCGCAAAAGGATCGCACCTGGGACAGCGTAGATGAGGAGTTGTTCGGTTGTCAGCCGCGTGTGGAGATCTTCAACAACGAGGAGGCGACCAACATTGACATCGGCAGCAACACAACCTTTAGTTGTCTGGTCTATGGAGATCCGCTGCCCGAAGTGAGTTGGGAGCTGAACGGGAAGATACTCGACAATGATAATGTGCTCTTCGATGCGGAGAGCATCACATCGGACAAGATGTGGAGCAATCTTACCGTGTTCAATGTGAGCAGTCTCGATGCTGGCACTTATGCTTGCACTGGCAGCAATCTTGTGGGTTCGATGACACAGAACATTAGCATTTACCTCAGCGAAATTGTGCAGCATGTGTTGGTCAAGACACCGGAGACGTTTTGGTACTTTGGCTTGATCATGGGCATCTTTGGCACCGTCTTTCTGCTCATTGCCATCTCGTTTGTGGTGTGTTTGTGCAAGCGCACAACGAGACAGCATCGACATGCCAACAAGGCGGGCGTCAAGTCGAGCGTCAGCTTCAACGATCAGGAGAAGAAGCTGCTCGACTCGAGTGTGACGACAACAACCAACGATCGCGGCGATAGCTATGGCATCGACAACAATCCCAGCTCGATTAACAAAACGGATTCATCGCTGGGCTTCAATCAGATCGAAATACATGCGGTGGAGAATCATCGCTCTGGCTTAGGCCTGGCCATGagtcagcatcaacagcatcagcaacatcagcagcagcaacagcagcaacaacaacaacagcagcagcaacaagctgGCAACAATCAGGCGGCAGCTGCGCAGCATATGCGACAACAGCTGATGACTGTCAAGGATCCCACCTGTGGCCTAATCAGCGTGCCCACCTCGATGGCTGGCtaccagcatcagcatcagcatcagctgcAACATTCCCATGCGCATCCCCATCAGCTGCAGCACTCGCATTCGCATCAACATCCCGGACAACTGTCCGAGGAGTTCCCCCTGAACGTGGGCGTCTTTCCACCGCCGCCGGAGTTCTGCTCCAACATTGTGCCGAACCCGagttttggcaacattttcatACGCGTCTCGGTGACGCAAGACATGTTGGATGGCGCCGACATCAACATGTATCCCGATCTGCTGAATATACCCAAGCGACTGCAGGATGTGCAGTGTACAGCTGGCGGCGATGCTGCCGCCGGAGCGGGCAACTCCTCCACCTCGGGCGATGGCCAAACTGTGGCACAGTTTGCCACCTTGCCGCGCCACACCACACGTCGTGGCATACTCAAAAAAGATCCCTCActgcagcaggcagcagccgcggcagcagcagcgaatcTCTATCCACACGACGAGATTGTCACCTACAACATGGAGACGGGTGGCTACCACAGTGGAGCCGGTGGCATGGAGCTGCCGCCCCCTCCACCACCGCCCGCTGTCACTGCGGTGGTGCAGTGTCATCATCCCACAACAGCGGCGCCCGTCTCGTCAGCGAATTGCGCCAGCTGCATCAACAATGCGCCATCCTCCTCCGCCTGCAGCACGCCACCGATTGTGGAGGCGACGCCACTGCGACCGCTGTGCAAGAGCAGCACTGGCGGCGGCGTTGGCGGCGGTGGCGTCGACAGCTCCGCCTATCCCAAGTACGACAACATGGGCAGACGCATCACGGCCAGCGGTGGCCTGGGCAACTCCACGTTGTCGCTGCCCGATGAGAACGAGACGCTGTTCAACGAGTCGGAGGAGCAAACGCATCAGCCATCAACTGAAGACGAATCCTCGCCAGATCACGAGCTGCAGACGACGGAGCCAGCGCCTGGAGTGGACAAAGGAGGTGGCGGCGGCGCTGGAGAGTTTGTGTCCCTCTAG